CGCCTTCTGGGCTGAGACCGGGCCGCTCTACTTACGGCCGATGACCACAAGACAGCTCATAACGGCCGCGCTGGCTGAAGACACAGGTTCCGGCGACATCACGTCGCGGCTCACCGTCCCATCAAACCGGCTTGTCCATGCGCGACTGGTCGCACGTGCCAACGGCATTCTGGCTGGAATCGACGTCTGTCGACAGGTCTTTCTCACCCTCGACCACACCATCCGATTCAGGCACAAGCAGAGTGACGGCATCCGGTTCCAGAAGGACGAGGTTCTGGCCGAAATCCAAGGCAGGGCTCTGCCCGTCCTGACCGCCGAGCGTACCGCCCTGAACTTCATCCAGCGGCTGTCAGGAGTAGCCACCGCAACCAGGCGATTCGTGGACGCGGTTCGTGGCACGAACGCGGTCATCCTGGATACGCGCAAGACGACGCCGGGCTGGCGAGCGTTGGAGAAGTACGCGGTCCGCTGCGGTGGCGGTACGAACCATCGTGTCGGGCTGTTCGATATGATTCTCATCAAGGACAACCACATCGCCGCCGCCGGCTCGATTACCGCGGCTCTCGAACGGTGCCGCTCAAGCCGACTTCCGGTCGAAGTTGAGACTCAGACTCTGGCCGACGTCAAGGAAGCCCTTGCTGCCGGGGCAACTCGCATTCTGCTCGACAACATGACAGTGACCCAAATGAGGAAGGCTGTGGCTATCGCCCGAGGGAAAGCGAAGTTCGAGGCCTCGGGCGGCATCAACTTGAAGAATGTGCGCCGGGTCGCGGAAACCGGAGTGGACTACATCTCGGTCGGGGCCATCACACACTCGGCTCCGGCCGTTGACATCGCGCTCGATTTCCTGCCGGACTGAGCCGGCTAGATCTCCTTCACAAAGTACTTGCCCGGCAACTGCCGAACCAGACCCTTGATCTCAAGCTGCATCAGAACCGAGAGCAGTCCTGCCATCGGCATCCCCAGCCCCTCGCAGATCTCGTCCACGTGCGCGGGCTCGTCAGTCAGGAACTCCATCACCGGCTTCTCCTCGGCCGCCACTTCTACCCTCGACCGCTCGTCAGCCCGCTTCGCCACCCCCAACTCAAGCAGCACGTCGTCGACCGAAATCAACGGCCTTGCCCCATTCTTCAGCAGTCGGTTGATACCGAGGCTCTGCTGCGACGTGATGTTGCCCGGTACCGCAAACACGGCCCGGCCCTGATCGGTCGCCCATGCCACGGTATTGAGCACTCCGGACTTCTCCCCGGCCTCGACCGCCACGACTGCCCGAGAGAGTCCGGACACCACCCGGTTTCGCTTCGGAAAGTTCATGGCCAGCGGCTCGACTCCGAGCGAGAATTCGGACATGACCGCGCCTCGGGCAGCGATGGCCTCGTATAACCGGCGGTTCTCCGGCGGATAGAAGACATCTATGCCGCATCCGAGCACGGCCAGCGTCCGGCCGCCGCCGTCGAGCGCGCCCTTGTGCGCGAAAGTGTCCACGCCCCGTGCCAATCCGCTCACCACGGTGACGCCATGCTGCGCGAGTTCGTGTCCCAGCTTCTCCGCGACCTGCCGGCCGTAGTGCGACGGCACCCGTGTGCCAACTACCGCGGCCGCAGTCCTGTCATCCGGCAAGAGATCCCCTCTGACGAACAACACCGGCGGCATGTGCGCGAGCTTCTTCAGGTTCTCGGGATAGTCCCTGTCACCGTAGCCGATGGTCCTGATGCCCAGTTCCCGCGCCGCCTTCAGCCGCCGCTCGGTCTCATCGCTGCGCCGATACGACCGGACGGCCGCGGCAAGTTCCTGGTCAACGCCCTTGACCTCGAGCAGGTCATTCAGGCCGGCGGCGAACACTCGCTCCGGCGTACGGAATCGGGCAAGCAGGTTCTTCAGCCGCGTCTCGTTCATCCGCGGCACCGCGTACAGGTCGACGTAGCCTTCGTTCACTATGCCCTCGGAAAGAGCCGGTTGATGCCCTGCCGCAGTTCGTCGATGCCCTCGCCGGTAAGACCGGATACCCAGACACGCTCCGCATCCAGCCGGATCGCGGGTTTGCGCCCGGTCAGCAGGTCCACCTTGTTCAGGACAACGATCCTCGGCCGTTTCAGAATCTCCTCATTGTAGCTGCCGATCTCGCCTACCAGTTCCTCATAGTCACGCTTGGGATGGCCTTCGGCCACGTCGATGACAAACACCAGCATCCGCGTCCGCTCGATGTGACGCAGAAACGCAAGGCCGAGTCCCTTGCCCTCGTGTGCGCCCTTGATGATGCCCGGCATGTCCGCGACCGTAAACCGCACGTCCCGGGTCTGGATTACGCCGAGGTTCGGCGTCAGCGTGGTGAACGGGTAGCTCGCCACCTTGGGGTTGGCCCGCGTCAGGCGGGATAGCAACGTCGATTTGCCGGCGTTGGGCAGCCCGACGATGCCGACGTCGGCCACCAGTCTCAGCACGAGCTTGACCTTGCGCTCCACGGCGGGCTCGCCCGGATCGAAGCGCCGCGGCGCCTGGTCGGTCGAGGTGGCGAATCTCGCGTTGCCTCGGCCACCTCTGCCGCCTTGCACGATGGCCAGTTCCTGGTTCGGCGCGAGAATCTCGCCGAGCTTTGCGCCGGTCCCGATATTGAAAACGTCGGTACCGAGCGGCACGGGCACGCGTATGCTCTCACCCTTCGCGCCGTGACGGTTCGCGCCCCTCCCGTGCCCACCCGCGCCCGCCTTGTAGAATCGGTGATACTCCAGATCGGCCAGAGTCTGCAGATAGTGATTGCCCCACAAGACCACCGAACCGCCATCCCCGCCGTCGCCGCCGTCCGGCCCGCCCTTCGGGACGAACTTCTCGCGGCGGAACGAAACGCAGCCGTCACCACCTGACCCGGATCGAACCTGGATAGTGACTACGTCAACAAAACGCATGGAGGAATGGGGCTAGGGCAAGGGTTCAACGGATCGAGTGTCTCGCACTTTATCCCTTTGTCCCTCTATCCCTTGGCGAGTTTCCGCCGCAGCGCCATCATCACCGGTTCCGGAACGAAACAGCTCAGCTCGCCGCCCTTGGCCGCAAGCTCCCGCACCAGCGAGGAACTAAGGTAGAAATACCGCTCCGAAGGCACGAAGAAAACGGTTTCCACGGCCGGCGCCAGCTTGCGGTTGGTCAGCGCCATCTGGAACTCATAGTCGAAGTCCATCACGGCCCGCATACCGCGGATGATGGCATGAGCGTGCTCCTGCCGAGCGAAATCCACCAACAGGCTGTCGAAACCCTGCACGGTTACCCCGTCCATTCCCTTCGTGACTACCTTTGCCAGGTCTATACGCTCCTGCCATGCGAACAACGGGTGCTTCTCCTGCCGACTCGCCACACCGACAACTACCTTGTCGAAGAGTTGCGCCGCGCGCTTGACCACGTCCAAGTGCCCTAATGTTATCGGGTCAAAGCTGCCGGGATATACCGCGACCCGCCGTTCTGCCTCCGGCTCTCTGCACTCTGACTTCTGGCTTCTGGTTTCTGCCCTCGCCTGCCTCATGATAGCCTCCTCAACACGCTTACCAAGGTCTCGCCGTAGGTTCCCTGCTTGATCGTCTCCCAGCCGTTCGGCGCCAGCGGCATCTCCTGCCGGTGATGTTCGGCCACGAACCACCCGTCCGGGGCAAGGACGTCGAACTCGGCTGCCCGGTCGAGCGTCGCCTGGACCAGCCCGTGCAGGTACGGCGGGTCTGCCAGCACGAGATCGAAGCGCACCCCTGCCAGTTTCTTGAGCACCCGCAGCACGTCACCGCGCACGAGTGTCACATTCGGCAGACCCTTCAGGTTTTGCCGCAGGAACCGCAACACCATCGCCTGCTGCTCCACGAAGACGACCGACTCCGCGCCCCGCGACAACGCCTCGATACCGAGCGAGCCGCCGCCCGCGTAGAGGTCGCAGGCCTTCGCCCCGCGCACCCGGGAACCGACGATGTTGAACATCGCCTGCCGCGTCACCGCCTTGGTCGGCCGCAGGCCCGCCCGCGGATACTCAAGCTCCCGGCTCTTGTACCGTCCACTGCTCACGCGCACGTGGCAACCTGGTTTCTGAATTCTACTCTGTCCGAACTCTGAATCTGCGTCATCTGCGTAATCTGCGGATAATCCTGTCCTCGTCCGCAATTCTGCATTCTGGTTTCTGGTTTCTGAATTCTGCTTTGTCCGAATCCTGAATCTGCGTCCACCTGCGGTTGCTCTATTCGGGCCTAAGGATGATTATCGGCGTCAGTTCATCGCCCTGGCCAGCCGGGTTGTCGCGCATCGCCTCCTGCACCAGCTTCACGTCCAGGCCGTCATTCGCACCGACAACCAGGCAGCCGAAGATGTCATTGGCGTCAACGATGGCGACCGGGAAGCCCAGTTCCTTCGAGAGCATCTGCGCGGTTCCGTCCGGGTCCTTGGGCCCCTTGATGACGCACTCGTAGAACTCCTTCACCCCTGAAGTGTGGGCCGCGTCAATCATCGCCGCCTGCTTGCCCGCAACCTTGTAGAAATCGCCGCTTCTCCCCCGCAGCTTGCCCCACGCGCCCGCAAGCGCGGCCCGGACAATCCTCGGCGCGCCGACCTCCTCTATCGCACACTGCATCGACCAGGACGCGCGCAGCCCGATACCGTATGGCACCTTCTTCACGAACCGCCAGAGCACCGTTGCCCAAAACCCCGGCCGTATCTTCGAAATTGGTATCGCCCGTCCCTGCATGACGGCCACCGGACTCTCGGCGATCGTAATGATGTCTCCTGGTTGCGCCACCGCCAGCGCATACCGCTTCACGGTTTCCACCATCGGGTCGGTCTCCAGCAGCACGTGTGTCTTGACCGGAATTCGCCTGATTCTCCGGCCACACGCCTCGATGACCGGCGGCTTCTCTTTCTTCGCCATGCGTCAATGTACCAACAATCGGCCTGGAATCAACATACGAGGCCAAGTACCAAGGACAAAGGACTAAGGACAAAGCAAGTAGAAAAGGGACATGGACAAGTCGGACTTGGTACTTTCCACTTTGGTCTCACTTTGCTTTGTCCTTACAACTTTGTCCTTGGGCGTCGCCTGCCTGCTCTGCTTTACTTAAGGCGTGCCTCGCCTATCATTCTCCCCGATGCACGAAGCCCCGGCAGGCGACGCCCGCACCGATGCCCATTTCACCCGCCGCGTCGGGGCGTTCAGCGTCGGGACACTGCTCTCGCGGATTCTCGGCGTCGTGCGCGAGTCGGTGTTCGCTTACCTGTTCGGCGCGGGTTTTGCGACCGATGCCTTCAACGTGGCGTTCCGCATACCCAACATGCTGCGCGACCTGTTTGCCGAGAGCGCACTCTCCGCCGCGTTCGTGCCGACCTTTGTCCGGAGCCTGCACGAAGGAGACCGGCGCAGGTCGTGGGCCTTTGCCTCAAACATGTTCAACACGGTCGCGCTCATCACCGGCGCGCTGTCGGTTCTCGGCATCATCTTCGCGCCCGCGGTCGTGAAGGTCATCGCGCTCGGCTTCTCGCACGACCCGGCCAAGATGCACCTGACGATGGTCCTCACCCGCGTCATGTTCCCTTTCCTCCTGTTCATTGCCATCGCCGCATGGGCCATGGGAATCCTCAATGCCTGCGGCACGTTCTTCATGCCGGCGGCCGCGCCCGCCGCCTTCAACGTCTTTTCGGCCCTGATTCCGCTTGCCGCCTATGGCTTCCTGAAGGCCCGCGGCATCGAGCCGATCCTGGGCATGGCCTGGGGCGTAACCATCGGTGCAGTGGCCCAGTACTTCATCCAGGTGCCGAGCCTGCGGCGTCACGGTTACCGCTGGACCCCGGTAATGGACGTCCGCTCCCCGGAACTGCGCCAGGTCTTTCGGCGCTGGGTGCCGATGGTCCTCGGTTTTGCCACCTGGCAGATCAACTTCATGGTCAACACGTTCCTGCTGGCTTTCCTGCCCCAGGGCTCGGTCACCTGGGTGAACTATGCCTACCGGATTCAACATCTGCCTGCCGGGCTCTTCGGGACCGCGGTCGAATCCGTATCCGTCGCGGAGTTCTCGCACCAGATGGCGCGCGCCGACGTGCCCCGGCTCAAGAGCCGCTTCCGTCACTCGATGGCGCTGATCTCGGTACTGACCCTGCCGGCCGCGATTCTCCTGATAGCGCTGGCGGTTCCGGTAACGCGCCTCATTTACCAGCACGGCCGGTTCACCCCGCACGACACGACTCTGACCGCGCAGGCGCTGGCGCTCTACTGCCTGGGCATCTGGGCGGCCGGAGCTACCAACATCGTCGCCGCCGGCTTCTACTCGACCGGCGACACACGGACGCCCGCCTTCACCGGAATGAGCGTTGTTGCCGCCAACATCGCCATCAACCTCGTCCTGATGCGGTACCTCGGATTCCGCTCCTTTCCGCTCGCCGCCTCCTTCACCCAGCTCGTCAACTTCATCATCCTCTATGCCATACTCCGCCGGCGCACGGGCGGACTTGAGGGACGCTATATCGCCGGGATAACCGTCCGCACGCTGGCCGCGGCTCTGCTCGCCGGCGCAGTCACCTTCGGCTGCGCCCGTGGCATCGGACACTACCTTCCGACACGACGCATCCTCTATCAGGTGGTACAGGTCCTCGTCTCCGGCGGTGTCGGCGTACTGGTTTACTACGGCCTCGCACTCCTGTTCCGCGTGCACGAAGTCAAACAAGCGGCAAAGGACTTCCTTGGACCCTTGTTGCGGCGCGGGCGATAACATGCGATGCAGCAGCAGGCAATGACCAAGCGCCAAACCTCAATGACCAATCAAGTCCGAAGCTCCAACAACCCAAAAGTGAGTCCGCCCGGTCTTGGGCATTGTCCGCGCTCGTCATTGACTAGTCAATGGGATTTGGGGACTGACGCTTCCGACTCAGGTGTCGGCTCGGTCGCGGCCGGGAACTGGTACGGCGGAATGCACGTCTAAGAATTTGACATGTCTGTAAATCTGCTCGGAAACGACGAAGCTCGGGCCCCGGTTTTAATCGCCGGCTGGCCGGGAATGGGTCAGGTCGGGCTCGGCGCGTGCGACTACCTGCGCCAGAAGCTGAATGCTCAACTCTTCGCTCAGATAGACGTCGGCTCCTATCACCTGCCCGACGCGCTTACCGTTGAGGACGGAATCGGCAGAATGCCGGACCCACCCAAGCAGGACCTCTACTACTGCAAGGAGCCGCCCCTGTTCATCTTCGAAGGCGACGCCCAGTTGAACGGGCAGCCCGGATTCAGGTTGGCCGCGGAGTTGCTGGACTGCGTCCGCCGGCACGGCACCGAGACCGTGTACACCGGAGCTGCCTACGCAATGGCGGTCAGTTTCCGCCAGCGCCCCGATATCTTCGCCGCGGCCACCGACGAGCAGCTCAAAGTACAACTCGCCGCGCTCGAGGTCAAGCCGCTCAAGGAAGGCAGCATCTCCGGCCTGAACGGACTCCTGCTGGGTCTGGCTGCGCAGCGCGGCATGCCTGCTGCCTGCCTGCTCGCGACCATGCCCCACTACGCCATCGAAGCGCCGAATCCCAAGGCCTCACGTGCCCTCATCCAGGTCTTCCAGCGCATCCTCAACACCAGCGTGGACATGACCGACATCGACGAAGCTGTGCGCCAGTCCGACCAGATGTTCAAAGACTTCGAGGGCAAGGTCAACGAGGCGATTCAGCAACTCAAAGAGAACCTGTCCGAACATGCCGAAGCTCACGAGGGCGAAGGCCCAGAGCCCGAGGAACGACCCGAGCCGCACGACCTCATGCAGCGGGTCGAGCAGCTCTTTGAAGAAGTCCAGCGCGACCGGGCCAAGGCGACCATCCTCAAACAGGAACTCGACCGCTGGGGCATCTTCCACCTCTACGAAGACCGGTTCCTCGACCTCTTCGAGAAACAACACCGCCCCGGCCTGTAGCCCCGCCCCCGCTGGTCCGCCATCACTCCGCGACTGGAGTCCTCAAGCTCTCGACTACTTGCTCCCATCTGCCTGATCTGCTGTTCCTGCTGTCGGCTGCGTAGTCTTGCTGACACCTCCTCCATCGGCAACTGCTGACAGCTAACGGACAGAGCTACTCTGCAGACAATTCTCCGAGCAAACCGGAGAGCAACGGCCGGAGCTCACTTGGGAGCAACCCGGACAGGAACCCTCGGACTTGCTCGTACCGTAACGCTCCGACCAAACCGGAGAGGAACCGGCAGAGCAACGGATAGACCAACCGGGGAAGCTAGCCGGAGAGGAACCGGTGAAGCAACCCGGCGAATTCCGGTGGAGGTTCATCCGAGAATTGCGGTGGAGATAACCTCCCTGTCTACTGTCTACTGAATCCTGTCTACTATCTGCGGGGTAATCCCCCGGGTGGGGGGGCGATTCAAGAGCTACAGGCCCAACGCCTGAAGCCGCAAGCAGATAACCTCAACGGCCCGCTCGCGGCGAATGATACGAATTAGTCTCATCGACGCCGAGGTCGGTTACCGCCCGCTGATGGCTATCGGCCGAAGGCTGTTAGCGGTCAGCGGCCAAACCGCGCCCGGAATAGAACAAGCTGGACATCGGCAAATGAATTTAAGCAAAGACTCGTCTAAAGGAGTACTCATGAAGCGAAGTCTTATCGCTGCAGTAGCAGTCCTGCTGCTACTCTCCGGCATGACCTATGCGTTCCAGCCGAGGCCGCATCGACGGCCACGGATCATCTCCGGTCCGGTGCTTGGTCGGTTCGGCTATCACCGTGAGCCGCGCTGGACGGGACAATACGTGGAGAATTGCCTCCCGCCTGAGTTTGTGCCCTGCCGCGGCTGGATCCCGCCCGGCGACATAGGATATCAGTATTACGGCTGGGGCTGGCGCTTTGGCTGGGGATACGGTCGATACGGCGGCTGGAGCGGGAAGCATGAGCATCGCGGCTGGACCCGAACCGCGATGAACACCGTCGAGACGCGGGCGGTGGTCACGATGGTCACGGCAATGGCGGTGGCCGCGGCCGCTGACAGCCTGCATCGGGCTCGGTCTATCCAGGCGGGTGCCACACCCGCCTGATTTGTTGCCCCTGCTTTCCGCACTCATACTTCCAGCCCTGCCCACACTAACTAGCACGAGCCGGGTCCGGGACGCATCGAGTCGCACGGCGACGACATCGAAATAGCTGACACGGCGCACCCGCCGGTCTTCGGGCCCGGTGCGGAAGCGCCTGGTCAGCGCCTACTGCGCGTCGTACCCGCCGTCCACCAGCAGGCACTCGCCGGTGATGAACGACGCGGCGTCCGAGCAGAGCCAGACAACCGCCTCGGCCACTTCTTCCGGACGCCCAAGCCGCTTCATCGGGTGCAGGTCGACGACGGCTTTGTAGGCATCGCTGCCCGGGACCAGCCCGGCGTTCTCGATCATCGGCGTTGCAGTGAACCCGGGGCAGACCGAGTTCACGCGGATGTTGCGGGTCGCGTACTCGAGGGCCGCCGTCTTGGTGAGACCGTTGACGCCGTGCTTGGCCGCGGTGTAGGCGGGCGCTCCCACGAAACCCACAGTGCCGAGGATCGACGAGACGTTGACGATGGCCCCGCCCTGCCTGAGCATCAGGGGAATCTCATGCTTCATGCACAGCCAGACGCCGGTGAGATTGACGTCCAGCACGCGCCGCCAGGATTCTTCCGGGTAGTCTGCGGTCTGGGCCTGCGCTCCGCCGATCCCGGCGTTGTTGCAGGCATAGTCAAGCCGCCCGAACTCACTCAGCGTTTGCTCTACGAGCGACCTTATGACCATGGGCTCAGCGACATCGGTCTTGACGAACACGGCGTCTCCCCCGCGCGCCTTGATGGCGCTCACGGTCTGAGCACCTCCGGCCGCCGACACGTCGGACACGACCACCTTTGCCCCGAGCTCCGCGAACTTCAGGGCGCAGCTCGCGCCGATCCCGGAACCGGCGCCGGTGACTATTGCCACCTTGTTGTCAAAAGGCCTGGTATTCATGTCGTCTCCTTGTCTACACCAACGAAGGGATCCGCCTGGTCAGTTCCGCCCAGTCGTCGCCGATTGCCTTCCGGACAAGTTGCGCGACCCCGGCGAAGACCGGCGGCGGCATCAACATCTGGAAGTTCCTCATCACGTTTTCCCGATCGGTGACATCCAACAGG
The genomic region above belongs to bacterium and contains:
- the rsmD gene encoding 16S rRNA (guanine(966)-N(2))-methyltransferase RsmD; protein product: MRTRTGLSADYADDADSEFGQSRIQKPGCHVRVSSGRYKSRELEYPRAGLRPTKAVTRQAMFNIVGSRVRGAKACDLYAGGGSLGIEALSRGAESVVFVEQQAMVLRFLRQNLKGLPNVTLVRGDVLRVLKKLAGVRFDLVLADPPYLHGLVQATLDRAAEFDVLAPDGWFVAEHHRQEMPLAPNGWETIKQGTYGETLVSVLRRLS
- a CDS encoding coenzyme F420-0:L-glutamate ligase; translated protein: MAKKEKPPVIEACGRRIRRIPVKTHVLLETDPMVETVKRYALAVAQPGDIITIAESPVAVMQGRAIPISKIRPGFWATVLWRFVKKVPYGIGLRASWSMQCAIEEVGAPRIVRAALAGAWGKLRGRSGDFYKVAGKQAAMIDAAHTSGVKEFYECVIKGPKDPDGTAQMLSKELGFPVAIVDANDIFGCLVVGANDGLDVKLVQEAMRDNPAGQGDELTPIIILRPE
- the nadC gene encoding carboxylating nicotinate-nucleotide diphosphorylase, with translation MTTRQLITAALAEDTGSGDITSRLTVPSNRLVHARLVARANGILAGIDVCRQVFLTLDHTIRFRHKQSDGIRFQKDEVLAEIQGRALPVLTAERTALNFIQRLSGVATATRRFVDAVRGTNAVILDTRKTTPGWRALEKYAVRCGGGTNHRVGLFDMILIKDNHIAAAGSITAALERCRSSRLPVEVETQTLADVKEALAAGATRILLDNMTVTQMRKAVAIARGKAKFEASGGINLKNVRRVAETGVDYISVGAITHSAPAVDIALDFLPD
- the dprA gene encoding DNA-processing protein DprA, translating into MNEGYVDLYAVPRMNETRLKNLLARFRTPERVFAAGLNDLLEVKGVDQELAAAVRSYRRSDETERRLKAARELGIRTIGYGDRDYPENLKKLAHMPPVLFVRGDLLPDDRTAAAVVGTRVPSHYGRQVAEKLGHELAQHGVTVVSGLARGVDTFAHKGALDGGGRTLAVLGCGIDVFYPPENRRLYEAIAARGAVMSEFSLGVEPLAMNFPKRNRVVSGLSRAVVAVEAGEKSGVLNTVAWATDQGRAVFAVPGNITSQQSLGINRLLKNGARPLISVDDVLLELGVAKRADERSRVEVAAEEKPVMEFLTDEPAHVDEICEGLGMPMAGLLSVLMQLEIKGLVRQLPGKYFVKEI
- the obgE gene encoding GTPase ObgE, coding for MRFVDVVTIQVRSGSGGDGCVSFRREKFVPKGGPDGGDGGDGGSVVLWGNHYLQTLADLEYHRFYKAGAGGHGRGANRHGAKGESIRVPVPLGTDVFNIGTGAKLGEILAPNQELAIVQGGRGGRGNARFATSTDQAPRRFDPGEPAVERKVKLVLRLVADVGIVGLPNAGKSTLLSRLTRANPKVASYPFTTLTPNLGVIQTRDVRFTVADMPGIIKGAHEGKGLGLAFLRHIERTRMLVFVIDVAEGHPKRDYEELVGEIGSYNEEILKRPRIVVLNKVDLLTGRKPAIRLDAERVWVSGLTGEGIDELRQGINRLFPRA
- a CDS encoding SDR family oxidoreductase codes for the protein MNTRPFDNKVAIVTGAGSGIGASCALKFAELGAKVVVSDVSAAGGAQTVSAIKARGGDAVFVKTDVAEPMVIRSLVEQTLSEFGRLDYACNNAGIGGAQAQTADYPEESWRRVLDVNLTGVWLCMKHEIPLMLRQGGAIVNVSSILGTVGFVGAPAYTAAKHGVNGLTKTAALEYATRNIRVNSVCPGFTATPMIENAGLVPGSDAYKAVVDLHPMKRLGRPEEVAEAVVWLCSDAASFITGECLLVDGGYDAQ
- the murJ gene encoding murein biosynthesis integral membrane protein MurJ codes for the protein MHEAPAGDARTDAHFTRRVGAFSVGTLLSRILGVVRESVFAYLFGAGFATDAFNVAFRIPNMLRDLFAESALSAAFVPTFVRSLHEGDRRRSWAFASNMFNTVALITGALSVLGIIFAPAVVKVIALGFSHDPAKMHLTMVLTRVMFPFLLFIAIAAWAMGILNACGTFFMPAAAPAAFNVFSALIPLAAYGFLKARGIEPILGMAWGVTIGAVAQYFIQVPSLRRHGYRWTPVMDVRSPELRQVFRRWVPMVLGFATWQINFMVNTFLLAFLPQGSVTWVNYAYRIQHLPAGLFGTAVESVSVAEFSHQMARADVPRLKSRFRHSMALISVLTLPAAILLIALAVPVTRLIYQHGRFTPHDTTLTAQALALYCLGIWAAGATNIVAAGFYSTGDTRTPAFTGMSVVAANIAINLVLMRYLGFRSFPLAASFTQLVNFIILYAILRRRTGGLEGRYIAGITVRTLAAALLAGAVTFGCARGIGHYLPTRRILYQVVQVLVSGGVGVLVYYGLALLFRVHEVKQAAKDFLGPLLRRGR
- the coaD gene encoding pantetheine-phosphate adenylyltransferase, which translates into the protein MRQARAETRSQKSECREPEAERRVAVYPGSFDPITLGHLDVVKRAAQLFDKVVVGVASRQEKHPLFAWQERIDLAKVVTKGMDGVTVQGFDSLLVDFARQEHAHAIIRGMRAVMDFDYEFQMALTNRKLAPAVETVFFVPSERYFYLSSSLVRELAAKGGELSCFVPEPVMMALRRKLAKG
- a CDS encoding PAC2 family protein, with amino-acid sequence MSVNLLGNDEARAPVLIAGWPGMGQVGLGACDYLRQKLNAQLFAQIDVGSYHLPDALTVEDGIGRMPDPPKQDLYYCKEPPLFIFEGDAQLNGQPGFRLAAELLDCVRRHGTETVYTGAAYAMAVSFRQRPDIFAAATDEQLKVQLAALEVKPLKEGSISGLNGLLLGLAAQRGMPAACLLATMPHYAIEAPNPKASRALIQVFQRILNTSVDMTDIDEAVRQSDQMFKDFEGKVNEAIQQLKENLSEHAEAHEGEGPEPEERPEPHDLMQRVEQLFEEVQRDRAKATILKQELDRWGIFHLYEDRFLDLFEKQHRPGL